The Hydra vulgaris chromosome 11, alternate assembly HydraT2T_AEP genome contains a region encoding:
- the LOC136086877 gene encoding uncharacterized protein LOC136086877 — MSKNNTFFPIEYAAPISDLMNLTKKRLDKRNTIDEQNPADHNDSETSSILFITTDGWTSCRNYSYISETAHFISDKTNFISFCLGFAYLNGRHDADNLKEALLKIVEKFKDDDKIMSIVSDNASNVRNCLNSFKVCLNIQPIRCMGHVLQLVVKNVIDLVEEGEKDSSSKFFFIARTLTKCRKIVTSFNHSSQLNDLLEEIQTRQGVEKNHILHLIQDVKTRWHSTFLMAERMLKLHSYVKDIFNSKQQYKDMRKYLLDEDEMVNIKETVNALLSFSQVSVLLSGDRYATCSLIIPIIKYLEKQLSKNKSETPPLIVILKSHLLESLQTYKDSYELENNSFLLCATFLDPNYKISEIIPIKKVRKESKKFKLSFEDEEDDSGSDSDKNVTLDLKKEIGEYIRLSVHEQNVLEFWHQN; from the exons atGTCGAAAAATAATACGTTTTTTCCAATTGAATATGCTGCTCCAATATCTGATTTGATGAACCTGACGAAGAAAAGATTGGATAAAAGAAATACTATAGATGAACAAAACCCTGCAGATCATAACGATAGCGAAACAAGTTCAA ttttatttattactactGACGGATGGACGTCCTGTCGAAACTATAGTTATATATCTGAAACTGCACATTTCATTTCTGACAAAAcaaatttcataagtttttgtttggGCTTTGCATACCTTAATGGCCGCCATGATgcagataatttaaaagaggCTTTGCTAAAAATCGTAGAAAAGTTTAAAGATGATGATAAAATAATGAGTATAGTATCAGACAACGCCAGTAACGTACGCAACTgtctaaattcttttaaagtttgtttaaacaTTCAACCAATAAGATGCATGGGACATGTTTTGCAATTAGTTGTTAAAAATGTCATAGATTTAGTTGAAGAAGGTGAAAAAGATAGTTCGtctaaattctttttcattGCAAGAACATTAACTAAGTGCAGGAAAATTGTTACATCTTTCAATCATTCTTCTCAACTTAATGATTTATTAGAGGAAATTCAAACACGACAAGGTGTCGAAAAAAATCACATACTTCATTTGATTCAAGATGTTAAAACTCGTTGGCACTCTACGTTTCTCATGGCAGAGCGAATGCTTAAGCTTCACTCCTACGTAAAAGATATCTTTAATTCGAAACAACAATACAAAGATATGAGAAAGTATTTACTCGATGAAGATGAAATGGTTAACATAAAAGAAACGGTAAATGCTTTATTAAGCTTTAGTCAAGTAAGTGTTTTACTATCTGGCGATAGGTATGCAACGTGTTCTTTAATTATTCCAATTATAAAGTACCTTGAGAAGCAGCTGAGCAAGAATAAAAGTGAAACTCCTCCTTTAATTGTAATATTGAAATCACATTTGTTAGAATCTTTACAAACTTACAAAGATTCATATGAATTAGAGAATAATTCCTTTTTATTGTGTGCCACTTTTTTGGatccaaattataaaa TTAGTGAAATAATTCCAATTAAAAAGGTGAGAAaggaatcaaaaaaatttaagttgtcATTTGAGGATGAAGAAGATGATTCCGGAAGTGATAGTGACAAAAATGTAaccttagatttaaaaaaagaaatcggTGAATATATTAGATTGTCAGTGCACgaacaaaatgttttagagTTTTGGCATCAAAACTAA